The Roseicyclus marinus genome has a segment encoding these proteins:
- a CDS encoding 3-deoxy-manno-octulosonate cytidylyltransferase — protein sequence MSTVCIIPARYASSRYPGKPLATLRGATGSEKTLIERSWRAACEVADFDAIHVATDDDRIADHAKSFGAKVLMTSTEARNGTERCAEALEQLGDDVEIIVNLQGDAPLTPPWFLSALVAGLRADPDAALATPILRCDGETLSALKADRAAGRVGGTTAVADAAMRALYFSKEVIPFTGSAYADDAPTPVFHHVGVYAYRPDALRAYPTWPVGPLETLEGLEQLRFLEAGQVVRCVEVAAQGRKFWELNNPEDVPRIEAMLAEMGLP from the coding sequence ATGAGCACCGTCTGCATCATCCCCGCCCGCTACGCCTCCAGCCGCTATCCGGGCAAACCGCTAGCGACCCTGCGCGGCGCTACAGGGTCTGAAAAGACCCTGATCGAACGCAGCTGGCGCGCCGCCTGCGAGGTCGCGGATTTCGACGCGATCCATGTCGCCACCGACGACGACCGCATCGCCGATCACGCGAAATCCTTTGGCGCAAAGGTCCTGATGACCTCGACAGAGGCGCGCAACGGCACCGAACGCTGCGCCGAGGCGCTGGAACAGCTTGGCGATGACGTTGAAATCATTGTGAATCTTCAGGGCGACGCGCCCCTGACCCCGCCTTGGTTCCTCTCCGCGCTCGTCGCGGGCCTGCGCGCCGATCCCGATGCCGCGCTCGCCACGCCCATCCTGCGCTGCGACGGCGAAACCCTCTCCGCGCTCAAGGCCGATCGCGCTGCGGGCCGTGTCGGCGGCACCACCGCCGTGGCGGATGCCGCGATGCGCGCGCTCTATTTTTCCAAGGAAGTCATACCCTTCACCGGGTCCGCCTATGCCGATGACGCGCCGACGCCCGTCTTTCACCATGTCGGCGTCTACGCCTATCGCCCCGACGCCTTGCGCGCTTACCCCACCTGGCCGGTCGGTCCGCTGGAGACGCTCGAGGGGCTCGAACAGCTCCGCTTTCTCGAGGCGGGGCAGGTCGTGCGCTGTGTCGAAGTGGCCGCACAGGGTCGAAAATTCTGGGAACTGAACAACCCCGAAGACGTCCCCCGGATCGAGGCGATGCTGGCCGAGATGGGCCTTCCCTGA
- the cysQ gene encoding 3'(2'),5'-bisphosphate nucleotidase CysQ, translated as MMRVFRAAALEAGERILQIYEADDFAVKAKSDQSPVTEADEAADALISARLRAEFPDLPLVTEEQAASHDLSADSFLIVDPLDGTKEFIQRRGDFTVNIAWVDKGVPLRGVVYAPAKGRLFYTDADGTSVEETGPFDPETPGPVTPIRVGQPDNAALMVVASKSHRDAATDDYISRYGVADLKSAGSSLKFCLVATGEADLYPRLGRTMEWDTAAGDAVLRGAGGHVVRFEDHQPFVYGKPGFGNGFFIAFAPGVELKPA; from the coding sequence ATGATGCGGGTTTTCCGCGCCGCAGCCCTCGAGGCGGGCGAGCGGATCTTGCAGATTTACGAGGCCGATGATTTCGCCGTGAAGGCCAAATCGGATCAAAGCCCCGTCACCGAAGCCGACGAAGCCGCCGATGCCCTGATCTCCGCCCGGCTGCGCGCCGAATTTCCCGATCTGCCCCTCGTGACCGAGGAACAGGCCGCCAGCCACGATCTGTCTGCCGACAGTTTCCTGATCGTCGATCCGCTGGACGGCACCAAGGAATTCATCCAGCGCCGGGGCGATTTCACCGTGAACATCGCCTGGGTGGACAAAGGCGTGCCCCTGCGCGGCGTCGTCTATGCGCCCGCCAAGGGGCGTTTGTTCTACACCGATGCCGATGGCACCAGCGTCGAGGAAACCGGCCCCTTCGATCCCGAAACCCCCGGTCCCGTCACCCCGATCCGCGTGGGCCAGCCCGACAATGCCGCGCTGATGGTCGTCGCCTCCAAATCGCACCGCGATGCGGCGACCGATGACTATATCTCCCGCTATGGCGTGGCCGATCTCAAAAGCGCGGGCTCCTCGCTCAAATTCTGTCTCGTCGCCACCGGCGAGGCCGATCTCTACCCCCGTCTCGGACGCACGATGGAATGGGACACGGCGGCCGGCGATGCCGTCTTGCGCGGCGCGGGCGGCCACGTGGTCCGCTTCGAGGATCATCAACCATTCGTTTACGGGAAGCCCGGTTTTGGTAATGGTTTCTTCATAGCCTTTGCCCCCGGCGTGGAGCTGAAACCGGCATGA
- a CDS encoding ABC transporter permease: MFESRRSHSTFSLAMAMLENSFHAGARKVRQTHRYAIMAIVMSLIQSLLFLAAFYVMLTFLGQRGASVRGDFMLYLLTGIFAYLTHIKSVQAITGAENSTSALMQHAPMNTLVAILSSALSVLYTQTVSLLMILLLLHTVLQPITIHYWPGALLMFILSWASGCVIGLLFMALKPWVPDLAGILQQVCVRANMIASGKMFVANMMPTAVIGLFDWNPLFHIIDQARGFTFVNYFPHHSNWQYPVYATLVLLVIGMMGEAYTRRYASDSWNAGR; encoded by the coding sequence ATGTTCGAGAGCCGCCGCAGTCATTCGACCTTCAGCCTTGCCATGGCGATGCTGGAAAATTCCTTTCACGCCGGGGCGCGAAAGGTGCGGCAAACGCATCGCTACGCAATCATGGCGATCGTGATGAGCCTGATCCAGTCGCTGCTGTTTCTTGCGGCTTTCTACGTAATGCTCACCTTTCTCGGGCAGCGCGGCGCGTCGGTGCGCGGGGATTTCATGCTCTACCTGCTGACCGGCATCTTTGCGTATCTCACGCATATCAAGTCGGTGCAGGCGATCACGGGCGCGGAAAATTCGACCTCGGCCCTGATGCAGCACGCGCCGATGAACACGTTGGTGGCGATCCTGTCCTCGGCGCTGAGCGTTCTATACACACAGACCGTCAGTCTTTTGATGATCTTGTTGCTGCTGCACACGGTGCTGCAGCCGATCACGATCCATTACTGGCCCGGCGCCTTGCTGATGTTCATCCTGTCCTGGGCTTCGGGCTGTGTGATCGGATTGCTGTTCATGGCGCTGAAACCTTGGGTGCCGGATCTCGCCGGTATCTTGCAGCAGGTCTGTGTGCGGGCGAACATGATCGCGTCGGGCAAGATGTTCGTGGCGAACATGATGCCCACCGCCGTCATCGGGCTTTTCGACTGGAACCCGCTGTTCCACATCATCGATCAGGCGCGGGGGTTCACATTCGTGAATTATTTTCCGCACCATTCGAACTGGCAGTATCCGGTTTATGCCACGCTGGTGCTGCTGGTGATCGGCATGATGGGCGAAGCCTATACGCGGCGCTATGCATCCGACAGCTGGAACGCGGGGCGCTGA
- a CDS encoding alpha-ketoglutarate-dependent dioxygenase AlkB, translating into MQTTVDLNGVTIWPGWLAPDEQARLVQDIRAVAAAAPFFTPETPRGQKMSVRMTAAGDYGWISDRRGYRYASTHPSGQTWPPIPASVLRVWDALSGTDRRPQCCLVNWYSETARMGLHQDRDEADLTQPVLSISLGDDALFRVGGTERGGPTRSIWLRSGDVALLSGPARLAYHGIDRVRPGSSTLLRNGGRINLTLRVVDQRPAFQLSDA; encoded by the coding sequence ATGCAAACCACGGTTGATCTGAACGGGGTGACGATATGGCCCGGTTGGCTGGCCCCCGATGAACAGGCCCGATTGGTGCAAGATATCCGCGCGGTGGCCGCCGCCGCCCCCTTCTTCACCCCCGAAACGCCGCGTGGGCAAAAGATGTCGGTGCGCATGACGGCTGCGGGCGATTATGGCTGGATTTCGGATCGCCGCGGCTATCGCTACGCCTCCACCCATCCCTCGGGACAGACCTGGCCGCCGATCCCGGCCTCCGTTCTGCGGGTCTGGGATGCGCTCTCGGGGACCGACCGCCGCCCGCAATGCTGCCTTGTGAACTGGTATTCCGAAACCGCCCGCATGGGCCTGCACCAGGATCGGGACGAGGCCGATCTGACCCAGCCGGTTCTGTCCATCTCGCTCGGCGATGACGCGCTTTTCCGGGTGGGCGGCACCGAACGCGGTGGGCCCACGCGCTCGATCTGGCTCCGCTCGGGCGATGTGGCGCTTTTGTCCGGCCCCGCGCGCCTGGCCTATCACGGCATCGACCGTGTGCGCCCCGGGTCGTCGACGCTGTTGCGCAACGGGGGCCGGATCAACCTGACGCTCCGCGTCGTCGATCAGCGCCCCGCGTTCCAGCTGTCGGATGCATAG
- the dnaK gene encoding molecular chaperone DnaK, which yields MAKVIGIDLGTTNSCVAIMDGSQPRVIENSEGARTTPSIVGYTEDERLVGQSAKRQAVTNPENTIFAVKRLIGRRLGDAEVEKDKKLVPYKIVDGGNGDAWVEVRGEKYSPSQVSAQILTKMKETAESYLGEEVTQAVITVPAYFNDAQRQATKDAGKIAGLEVLRIINEPTAAALAYGLDKKETRTIAVYDLGGGTFDITILEIDDGLFEVKSTNGDTFLGGEDFDMRIVNYLADEFKKENGVDLTSDKMALQRLKEAAEKAKIELSSSSQTEINQPFISMGKNGQPLHMVMKLTRAKLESLVGDLITKSMKPCAAALKDAGLSKGDIDEVVLVGGMTRMPKVIEEVTKFFGKEPHKGVNPDEVVAMGAAIQAGVLQGDVKDVVLLDVTPLSLGIETLGGVFTRLIDRNTTIPTKKAQIFSTADDNQNAVTIRVFQGEREMAADNKMLGQFNLENIPPAPRGVPQIEVTFDIDANGIVSVGAKDKGTGKEQKITIQASGGLSDEDIERMVKEAEENADADKKRRELVETRNQAESLIHSTEKSMEEHGDKVDPSTIEAIELAIKALKEQLETEDAGKIKSGIQNVTEAAMRLGEAIYKAQSEAGEDDDPDAARPVDDDIVDADFEDLDDDRKRG from the coding sequence ATGGCCAAAGTGATTGGTATCGACCTCGGCACCACCAACTCCTGCGTTGCCATCATGGATGGCAGCCAGCCGCGCGTCATCGAGAATTCCGAAGGGGCGCGCACCACGCCCTCCATCGTGGGCTACACGGAAGATGAACGTCTTGTCGGCCAGTCCGCCAAGCGTCAGGCCGTGACCAACCCCGAAAACACCATCTTTGCCGTCAAGCGCCTGATCGGGCGCCGTCTGGGCGATGCGGAGGTGGAGAAGGACAAGAAGCTTGTCCCCTACAAGATCGTCGACGGCGGCAATGGCGACGCCTGGGTCGAGGTGCGCGGCGAGAAATATTCGCCGAGCCAGGTTTCGGCACAGATCCTGACCAAGATGAAGGAAACCGCCGAGAGCTACCTGGGCGAGGAAGTGACGCAGGCCGTCATCACGGTTCCGGCCTATTTCAACGACGCCCAGCGCCAGGCGACCAAGGACGCGGGCAAGATCGCGGGCCTCGAGGTGCTGCGGATCATCAACGAGCCGACGGCAGCTGCGCTCGCCTATGGTCTGGACAAGAAGGAAACGCGCACCATCGCGGTCTATGACCTTGGTGGCGGCACCTTTGACATTACGATCCTGGAGATCGACGACGGCCTGTTCGAAGTCAAATCGACCAACGGGGATACGTTCCTGGGTGGTGAAGATTTCGACATGCGGATCGTCAATTACCTGGCCGACGAGTTCAAGAAAGAGAACGGCGTCGATCTGACCTCGGACAAGATGGCGCTGCAGCGTCTGAAGGAAGCGGCGGAAAAGGCCAAGATCGAGCTGTCGTCGTCGAGCCAGACGGAGATCAACCAGCCCTTCATCTCGATGGGCAAGAACGGTCAGCCGCTGCACATGGTGATGAAGCTGACGCGCGCCAAGCTGGAAAGCCTGGTGGGCGATCTGATCACCAAGTCGATGAAGCCTTGTGCGGCCGCGTTGAAGGATGCGGGCCTGTCCAAGGGCGATATCGACGAGGTCGTTCTGGTCGGCGGCATGACCCGCATGCCCAAGGTCATCGAAGAGGTGACCAAGTTCTTCGGCAAGGAGCCCCACAAGGGCGTGAACCCCGACGAAGTCGTGGCCATGGGTGCGGCGATCCAGGCGGGCGTGCTGCAGGGCGACGTGAAGGACGTGGTCCTCCTGGACGTGACGCCGCTGTCGCTCGGCATCGAGACGCTGGGCGGCGTGTTCACCCGTCTGATCGACCGCAACACCACGATCCCGACGAAAAAGGCGCAGATCTTTTCCACGGCGGATGACAACCAGAATGCCGTGACCATCCGCGTGTTCCAGGGCGAACGCGAAATGGCGGCGGACAACAAGATGCTGGGCCAGTTCAACCTGGAAAACATCCCGCCCGCCCCGCGCGGCGTGCCGCAGATCGAGGTGACCTTCGACATCGACGCCAACGGCATCGTGTCGGTCGGCGCCAAGGACAAGGGCACCGGCAAGGAGCAGAAGATCACCATCCAGGCCTCGGGCGGTTTGTCGGACGAGGATATCGAGCGCATGGTCAAGGAGGCGGAAGAGAACGCCGACGCCGACAAGAAGCGCCGCGAGCTGGTGGAAACCCGCAACCAGGCCGAAAGCCTGATCCATTCGACCGAAAAGTCGATGGAAGAGCATGGCGACAAGGTCGACCCGTCCACGATCGAGGCGATCGAACTGGCCATCAAGGCGCTGAAGGAGCAGCTGGAGACGGAAGACGCCGGCAAGATCAAGAGCGGCATCCAGAACGTCACCGAAGCGGCGATGCGTCTGGGCGAGGCGATCTACAAGGCGCAGTCAGAAGCGGGCGAAGATGACGACCCGGATGCGGCACGTCCCGTGGACGACGACATCGTCGATGCGGATTTCGAAGATCTCGACGACGACCGCAAGCGCGGGTGA
- the dnaJ gene encoding molecular chaperone DnaJ codes for MAKRDYYEVLGVSKGASADEIKKAYRTKAKELHPDRNADKPDAEAQFKEVNEAYDVLKDADKKAAYDRFGHAAFDGGMAGGGRAGGYGGRPGQGDFASAFSDVFEDLFGDFMGGQRGGGGRSRASRGSDLRYNLRISLEEAFAGLNKQITVPSSVACGSCNGTGSEAGAEPTTCPTCSGMGKVRAQQGFFTVERTCPTCSGMGQIVKNPCRTCGGAGRQQKDRALSVNIPAGVETGTRIRLSGEGEAGMRGGPSGDLYIFIEVSEHALFQRDGIDLFCRVPVSMTRAALGGEIEVPTIDGGRSRVKVPEGSQSGRQMRLRGKGMPQLRGPGIGDMYIELAVETPVSLTAEQKELLKKFEEISAKSNNPNATGFFDKVKSFWDGMTG; via the coding sequence ATGGCAAAGCGCGATTACTACGAGGTGCTCGGGGTCTCGAAAGGCGCGTCCGCCGACGAGATCAAGAAAGCCTATCGCACCAAGGCGAAAGAGCTTCACCCCGACCGCAACGCCGACAAACCCGATGCCGAGGCCCAGTTCAAGGAAGTGAACGAAGCCTATGACGTGCTGAAGGATGCCGACAAGAAAGCCGCCTACGACCGGTTCGGCCATGCGGCCTTTGACGGGGGCATGGCGGGCGGCGGGCGCGCGGGCGGCTATGGCGGACGGCCCGGTCAGGGCGATTTCGCCAGCGCCTTTTCCGATGTGTTCGAGGATCTGTTCGGCGATTTCATGGGCGGCCAGCGCGGTGGCGGTGGGCGCAGCCGGGCAAGCCGGGGATCGGATCTGCGCTACAACCTGCGGATCAGCCTTGAGGAGGCGTTTGCGGGTCTGAACAAGCAGATCACGGTGCCCTCATCCGTCGCCTGCGGGTCGTGCAACGGCACCGGGTCCGAGGCGGGGGCCGAGCCCACCACCTGCCCCACCTGTTCGGGCATGGGCAAGGTGCGGGCGCAGCAGGGCTTTTTCACGGTGGAACGGACCTGCCCTACCTGTTCGGGGATGGGCCAGATCGTCAAGAACCCGTGCCGGACCTGTGGCGGCGCGGGCCGTCAGCAGAAGGACCGCGCACTGTCGGTGAATATTCCGGCGGGTGTCGAGACCGGAACGCGCATCCGCCTGTCGGGCGAGGGCGAAGCCGGGATGCGCGGCGGGCCGTCGGGCGATCTCTATATCTTCATCGAGGTTTCGGAGCATGCGCTGTTCCAGCGGGATGGGATCGACCTGTTCTGCCGGGTGCCGGTGTCGATGACGCGCGCAGCGCTTGGGGGCGAGATCGAGGTGCCCACGATCGACGGCGGGCGCAGCCGGGTGAAGGTGCCCGAAGGCTCGCAATCGGGGCGGCAGATGCGGTTGCGTGGCAAGGGGATGCCGCAGCTGCGGGGCCCCGGCATCGGCGACATGTATATCGAGCTGGCCGTCGAGACGCCCGTCAGCCTGACGGCAGAGCAAAAAGAGCTGCTCAAGAAATTCGAGGAGATCAGCGCCAAGTCGAACAATCCCAATGCGACCGGGTTTTTCGACAAGGTGAAGAGTTTTTGGGACGGGATGACCGGGTAA
- the mutS gene encoding DNA mismatch repair protein MutS: protein MTAQVTPMMAQYLEIKAQYADALLFYRMGDFYEMFFDDAVAAAAALDIALTKRGQHLGEDIAMCGVPAHSAESYLLTLIRKGFRVAICEQMEDPAEAKKRGSKAVVRRDVVRLVTPGTLTEDTLLEARRHNYLAAYAEIRGEGALAWCDISTGDFQVMPCPPVRLGPELARLMPREVLVSDGMPPERIAAMEEIGAAVTLLAPTSFDSRAEGRIGDVFGVASLEGFGSFSRPEVAAMAAVIDYLSLTQKGSLPLLHAPRRQNAGQVLQLDAATRRNLELTHALSGGRANTVLSVIDRTLTAGGARLLERRLSGPSTDLAVIRARHDAVSYFVSDRLVRDEIEGRLRRIPDLDRALSRLALDRAGPRDLAAIRDGLMGASALQAAMRDQDLPQMLAEAREGLAGDADLADLLDRALVAEPPVQLRDGSSIAEGYDAELDEVRHLRDQGRGVIGPMQAEYIEATGVSSLKIKHNNVLGYFIETTATHADKMLSPPLSERFIHRQTTANAVRFTTLELSELETKILNAGNRVQEIERALFQSLREAVLAAQDAVGATARALAELDLASALARRAVEGNWTRPEMREDRAFDIVGGRHPVVEAALAQGGTPFVANDCRLSPMGDGAAVTLLTGPNMAGKSTYLRQNALIAILAQMGSFVPAERAEIGLVSQVFSRVGAADDLARGRSTFMVEMVETATILNQADERALVILDEIGRGTATYDGLSIAWATLEHLHEVNRCRALFATHYHEMTNLAARLEGLRNATVAVREWEGEVIFLHEVREGAADRSYGVQVAKLAGLPERVIARAQTVLTALEKGEREGGDRKAVIDDLPLFAAVPAPAPKAAKGSAVEARLKEIHPDELTAREALQILYDLKDLAEKA, encoded by the coding sequence ATGACGGCCCAAGTGACGCCGATGATGGCGCAATATCTGGAGATCAAGGCGCAATATGCCGATGCGCTGTTGTTCTACCGGATGGGCGATTTCTACGAGATGTTCTTTGACGATGCCGTGGCGGCGGCTGCAGCGCTCGATATCGCGCTGACCAAGCGCGGCCAGCATCTGGGCGAGGACATCGCGATGTGCGGGGTGCCCGCGCATTCCGCCGAAAGCTACCTGCTGACGCTGATCCGCAAGGGGTTTCGGGTGGCCATCTGCGAGCAGATGGAAGACCCGGCCGAGGCCAAGAAACGCGGGTCCAAGGCCGTGGTGCGGCGCGACGTGGTGCGGTTGGTCACGCCCGGCACGCTGACCGAGGATACGCTTTTGGAAGCGCGGCGGCACAATTACCTGGCCGCCTATGCCGAGATAAGGGGCGAGGGCGCGCTGGCGTGGTGCGATATCTCGACCGGGGATTTCCAGGTGATGCCCTGCCCGCCCGTGCGGCTGGGACCGGAGCTGGCGCGGTTGATGCCGCGCGAAGTGCTGGTGTCGGACGGAATGCCGCCCGAACGGATCGCCGCGATGGAAGAGATCGGCGCGGCGGTGACGCTGCTGGCCCCCACCAGTTTCGACAGCCGGGCCGAGGGGCGGATCGGGGATGTGTTCGGTGTCGCCTCGCTGGAAGGGTTCGGGAGTTTTTCGCGCCCCGAGGTGGCGGCAATGGCGGCCGTCATCGATTACCTGTCGCTGACGCAAAAGGGCAGCCTGCCCTTGTTGCATGCGCCCCGGCGGCAAAATGCGGGCCAGGTCTTGCAGCTGGATGCGGCGACGCGTCGGAACCTGGAACTGACCCATGCGCTGTCGGGGGGCCGTGCAAATACGGTCCTGTCGGTGATCGACCGGACGCTGACGGCAGGCGGTGCGCGGCTGTTGGAGCGGCGGCTTTCGGGGCCGTCGACGGATCTGGCCGTGATCCGGGCGCGGCATGATGCAGTGTCTTATTTCGTGTCTGACAGGCTGGTTAGAGACGAAATAGAGGGTCGGTTACGGCGTATCCCCGATCTGGATCGGGCGTTGTCGCGGCTGGCGCTGGACCGGGCCGGGCCGCGCGATCTGGCCGCGATCCGCGACGGGTTGATGGGGGCGAGCGCCTTGCAGGCCGCGATGCGGGACCAGGACCTGCCGCAGATGCTGGCCGAGGCGCGCGAGGGTTTGGCGGGAGATGCCGATTTGGCCGACCTGTTGGACCGCGCGCTGGTGGCAGAGCCGCCGGTGCAGTTGCGCGACGGAAGCTCGATTGCCGAGGGCTATGACGCGGAGCTCGACGAGGTGCGCCACCTGCGCGACCAGGGGCGCGGCGTGATCGGGCCGATGCAGGCGGAATACATTGAGGCGACGGGGGTTTCGTCGCTGAAGATCAAACATAACAACGTCTTGGGCTATTTTATCGAGACGACGGCGACCCATGCCGACAAGATGCTGTCGCCCCCTTTGTCCGAGCGGTTCATCCACAGGCAGACCACGGCCAATGCGGTGCGGTTCACCACGCTGGAGCTGTCGGAGCTGGAAACCAAGATCCTGAATGCGGGCAACCGGGTGCAGGAGATCGAGCGCGCGCTGTTCCAGTCGCTGCGCGAGGCGGTTCTGGCGGCCCAGGATGCCGTGGGTGCGACGGCGCGAGCGCTGGCGGAGCTGGATCTTGCATCCGCCCTGGCGCGGCGGGCGGTCGAGGGGAACTGGACCCGGCCCGAGATGCGGGAAGATCGCGCCTTCGACATCGTGGGCGGGCGGCATCCGGTGGTCGAAGCGGCGCTGGCGCAGGGCGGAACGCCTTTTGTCGCCAATGATTGCCGCCTGTCGCCGATGGGCGACGGTGCCGCCGTCACGCTGTTGACGGGCCCCAACATGGCGGGGAAGTCCACCTATCTGCGGCAGAACGCCTTGATCGCGATTCTGGCTCAAATGGGCAGTTTCGTGCCTGCCGAGCGGGCGGAAATCGGGCTGGTGAGCCAGGTTTTCAGCCGGGTCGGCGCGGCGGATGACCTGGCGCGGGGGCGGTCGACCTTCATGGTCGAGATGGTGGAAACGGCGACGATCCTGAACCAGGCGGATGAGCGGGCGCTGGTGATCCTGGACGAGATCGGACGGGGAACGGCGACCTATGACGGGCTGTCCATCGCCTGGGCGACGCTGGAACATCTGCACGAGGTGAACCGCTGTCGCGCGCTATTCGCCACGCATTACCACGAGATGACCAATCTGGCCGCGCGGCTTGAGGGGTTGCGCAATGCCACGGTTGCGGTGCGCGAATGGGAGGGAGAGGTGATTTTCCTGCACGAGGTGCGGGAAGGGGCCGCCGACCGATCCTATGGCGTACAGGTGGCAAAGCTGGCCGGTCTGCCCGAGCGGGTGATCGCGCGGGCGCAAACCGTGCTGACGGCGCTGGAAAAGGGCGAGCGGGAAGGCGGCGACCGAAAGGCGGTGATCGACGATCTGCCGCTGTTTGCCGCCGTCCCTGCCCCCGCGCCGAAAGCGGCGAAGGGATCGGCGGTCGAGGCGCGTCTCAAGGAGATACACCCCGACGAGTTGACCGCGCGCGAGGCGCTGCAAATTCTCTATGATCTCAAGGATCTGGCGGAAAAGGCTTAG
- a CDS encoding nucleotide exchange factor GrpE produces the protein MSDAKQDHVAEQEYAEEAATAEVDLTEDLPVDENDALRAENAELKDRLLRTLAESENVRKRAERDRREAEKFGGSRIVRDLLPVYDNLRRALNSASDAAGDADSALLEGVELTLRELLKVMDKHGVTLIAPEVGDAFDPNTHEAMFEAPVPGTKAGDILQVMTEGFMLHDRLIRPAQVGVSSNPG, from the coding sequence ATGTCCGACGCGAAACAAGATCATGTCGCAGAACAGGAATACGCCGAAGAGGCCGCAACCGCCGAGGTCGATCTGACCGAGGATCTGCCGGTTGACGAAAACGACGCGCTGCGCGCCGAAAATGCCGAGCTCAAGGATCGTCTGCTGCGCACGCTGGCCGAATCGGAAAACGTGCGCAAACGCGCCGAACGCGACCGGCGCGAGGCCGAGAAATTCGGCGGCTCCCGCATCGTCCGCGATCTTCTGCCCGTCTACGACAACCTGCGCCGCGCGCTGAACAGCGCCAGCGATGCCGCGGGCGATGCCGACAGCGCGCTTCTCGAAGGGGTGGAACTGACGCTGCGCGAATTGCTCAAGGTGATGGACAAGCACGGCGTCACCCTGATCGCGCCCGAGGTCGGCGACGCCTTCGACCCCAATACGCACGAGGCGATGTTCGAAGCCCCCGTTCCCGGCACGAAAGCGGGCGACATCCTGCAAGTCATGACCGAAGGTTTCATGCTGCACGACCGCCTGATCCGTCCCGCGCAGGTCGGCGTGTCCTCCAACCCCGGCTAA
- the hrcA gene encoding heat-inducible transcriptional repressor HrcA: MTDRKTSSQTVMGDLNDRSREVFRRVVEGYLETGAPVGSRTLTRSLSEQVSAATIRNVMQDLEYLGLLDSPHISAGRVPTQLGLRMFVDGFLEVGELAATDKQSLDDTLGSNVGDVAAALDRIGAALSQATHGASVVLAPKREAPIKHIDFVSLAPDRALVVLVFSDGHVENRLFQPPPGHTPSAMREAANYLNAHLADRTLGTLRAEMQREVDQRRAQIDEIANHLIEAGLAVWDSDGNDQGRLIVRGRANLLSDAAEAEELDRIRHLFDDLERKRDIAEFLELAESGDGVRIFIGSENKLFSLSGSALVVSPYMNADRKIVGAVGVIGPTRLNYGRIVPIVDYTAQLVGKLIADRG; this comes from the coding sequence ATGACCGACCGCAAGACCAGCAGCCAGACCGTGATGGGCGATCTCAACGACCGCTCCCGCGAGGTGTTTCGCCGCGTGGTCGAGGGATATCTCGAAACCGGCGCGCCCGTGGGCTCGCGCACCCTGACGCGCAGCCTCTCGGAACAGGTGTCGGCGGCCACGATCCGCAACGTGATGCAGGATCTCGAATATCTGGGCCTCCTGGACAGCCCCCATATCTCCGCCGGGCGCGTGCCCACCCAGCTTGGCCTGCGCATGTTCGTCGACGGGTTTCTCGAGGTGGGCGAGTTGGCCGCCACCGACAAGCAAAGCCTCGATGATACGCTCGGCTCCAACGTGGGCGATGTCGCGGCAGCCCTCGACCGGATCGGCGCCGCCCTGTCGCAGGCGACCCATGGCGCCAGCGTCGTTCTGGCCCCGAAACGCGAAGCGCCGATCAAGCACATCGATTTCGTCTCGCTCGCCCCCGACCGCGCCCTTGTGGTCTTGGTGTTTTCGGATGGCCATGTCGAAAACCGCCTGTTCCAGCCGCCCCCCGGCCACACCCCCAGCGCGATGCGCGAGGCGGCGAATTACCTCAACGCCCATCTGGCCGACCGCACCTTGGGCACGCTCCGCGCCGAAATGCAGCGCGAGGTGGATCAACGCCGCGCCCAGATCGACGAGATTGCCAACCACCTGATCGAGGCGGGCCTCGCCGTCTGGGACAGCGACGGCAACGATCAGGGCCGTTTGATCGTGCGGGGCCGCGCGAATCTCCTCTCCGACGCCGCCGAGGCCGAAGAGCTGGACCGCATCCGCCACCTCTTTGACGATCTCGAACGCAAGCGCGACATCGCCGAATTCCTCGAACTGGCCGAATCCGGCGACGGGGTCCGCATTTTCATCGGCTCCGAGAACAAGCTTTTCTCACTTTCGGGTTCCGCTCTGGTCGTCTCTCCCTATATGAACGCTGACCGAAAGATCGTGGGCGCGGTCGGGGTCATCGGCCCGACCCGTCTGAACTACGGGCGTATCGTCCCGATCGTGGATTATACGGCGCAACTGGTCGGCAAACTGATCGCCGACCGGGGATAA